TTATAGTAACATGGGGAACAGTTCAACTGGGAAGTTAAAGGAAGGCCAGGCATGCTAgtgcacgtgcctttaatcccagcacctccgGTGGTAGATCACCTCAGgtgatctctgaattcgaggctagcctggtctacaagtcaagttccaggacagacaggactacacagagaaaccctgtctcaaaaaaaaaaaaacaacaaccaaacaaacaacaacaaaaaagcacaagacaaaaaggagagaaaaaaaatgaagttaaatgaaAAGTCAGGATACAAAACCGTACAAACCCTGTGATCTCAGCTATGACAAGCTGCTTCAACCAATCAAAATATGCCCTACAAAGAGAGCACCAGTCACAGGGGTTACATGAAGCTGAGTGCACAatgatctttcttcttcctttccattgaCTGTCTTTTCTGGTGTGTAGAGTCACACCTAGCCTATTCTAATTTTTCTCTACTAGAGGAATTAAAACCGAACAAAAATTATGTCTTATAAAAATGTCTGACAGAAGTAATGAATATTTGAATATGTAACAAAGGATGTGACCACCCACAAAACTACTGTGTGCTTTGGCTGCTTTGTGACCCATTGTTGGGAAGTTGTAGCTGAGTGGAGCTTCATAAACaggctccctcctccctgccaACCCCTGACCCTCAAATCAAATTGTGACCAGGTCCTGCTAATAGAAAATACAGAGCCCAACTGGAATGCCAGGAGTTGACAGAAAGCAACAGAAATTCCCATTCCTGGCAGCAGCTTACTCACAGACAGAAGATCTTCAAAACCAGAATAAACACTACTGTTTGTGTAGATGTCAAGTTACAAAAACACTTCTGACAGTGACTGTGGAAAGCCCACCTGGGTCAAAAAGCCGAGAGCTGCCAGAGTGGATCAGGAGGCAGGAGTGActgactgagttcaaggccacacagggCTACAatctaagaccctgtctcaaaataacaaaagagcAGAGCAGGCCATGGTGCACACATGTGCTCCCAACACTGGGGCaggggacacaggaggatcagaaattcaaggctagcACCACCTACTGAGtgatcaaggctagcctgggctacatgaaacactgtctcaaaataaaaaaaaaaaattaacaacaacaaaaaggtagaAAGTGCTGAGACatggaaaattagaaaaaattctttcagccaggcggtggtagcacacacctttagtcagagcactctgggggcagaggcaggtggatctctgtgagttacaagagctagtttcaggacaggctctaaagctatacagagaaaccctgcctcaaaaaagttcTTTCTAAACACAGGACACTAAGCTGCTCCTTTACTTGTACCCTTAAGGCCTTTCTCAGACAGAGACAGACCCTCTAAACTCTTCCACCATGCTGTCTTCATCCAACATTCCAGACTTAAGACTCCTGGCACATTAGGCACTGGGCCTTAAAACATCTGTCCCTGCCCTGGGGCCTTCTCAGCCTTCCCAAAGCAGGAGGCAGGTGCCCACTGTCCAAATGCTGCCACATTTTCCAAATTAAAGGACACAGTGCAATCCCAGCCGGAGAGCTTACGCAAACATCCTTACACAGAACTTCCTGACTTACCAGGAAGCAAAACGAAAACCGTTGTGATGAGTGCTTCTACAAAGGGCAGACTTGGTGGCATTCTGTGATGTTTATCCTTAAGCACCACAAAGTCCAGTGATGTTAGTTAACTTtcttttacaaaatggagtatatTTTACTCCGAGAATGAAACAttgtaaaatggaaagaaagtgaCCTGTCCTATGTGTGGGTTAAGACTCAGAACCATCAAAGCTGGAATTCAGGACCACTAATCTCAATGGACTCCTTCAGGCTCCTCTCCCAGGGGCTGATTTTCAAAGTGCTCTTGGGTCAGCCGCTGTATGTCCTTCCGCACATTTGGGTGGTCTTCCAAATCTTCATAGAGCGACCTGACGATGTCCAGCCTCCTGTAGTTCTCAGGCTTGACCAGGCTTCGTACAACCTGAAGGCACCGCTCTTTCAGGGTATACACTGCAAGGACAGGATAGGAAAGCAAGTCCTCAGAGGCGGACTCAGACACATGATGAGCCAGACACTACCAACCAACAATTACATTTATCTTGTGAGTCGCACTTTAGGctaaagtaaaaaatgaaacacGTGATAGTGTCATTTCAGCAGGTCTCACAGCTAGTTGTGAAACTAGCTCATGAGAGCTTTTTTTCAACTAACCAAATGTGAAGTGACTCTGGTAACTCAGGGCCTAAGCCTTAAGCAATATCTGTTTGTCCATTCTTAAGAGCTCTGGGCTACCCTGCTGGAGAGACTGTACCAAGAGGGACAAGGCCTTAAAATGTCATTTAAGAGGCCTAGCTTTAGCAACTATCTACAGGAGACAGGTGCATCAggtcttaacagtagcaaaataaccAGCCAGACTGGAGATTTTAGCAAATATAATGGATCTTGTTAGTTTGGGAGTGAGTGTCACATGGTAACAGATAACCAACCTGGATGTAGGGTAGCCACTGCTATTTGCACTCACTGGTAGCTGGGACAGAGTGGCTCATGCATGTAattatagcactcaggaggctggggcaagatctctctaaattcaaggctagcctgctctacataagTTCCAGGTGAGCCAGGGTAataaagaccttgtctcaaataaaataaaataaagaaaaattaaaataacaataaattaggCATGATggtacaagcctataatcccagcactcaggaaacagaaacagaaaaaaaaaaaaaaaaaaatggtggaagTTTGGTCTACATATAGAGTTTCAGTTCTGCCAGGTACTCAGAGCCAAAACCtttctcaataaaccaaaatagagcactatacacctataatccaagcactcaggaggcagacataggtggatctctgtaagtaaGTACCAGGATGGCTGTGGCTACAGTGAAACATTGCCTCAGAGGGGAAAACTGGTTGGAGAGGCTAGGGAGATAGCTTAGTTGCTAAAGTGCTCATTGTGCAAACTCAAACCCCTGTtaaaagccaggaatggtggcacatgcttataattccagtgctggggtggcagaaaggaggatccctggggctctctggccagcttCTGTAGCCTaatcagtgagtcccaggccactgaaagtccctatctcaaaaattaaggtagaCAATTGAAGGAATaacatctgaggttgacctctacCTTCTACACCCATAATGTATGATATACCTGTGCAAGCACACTCACAATAGACTAAGAAATCTAGCTCAGCCAGAAGAGTACACAAAcctctaagtttgatccccatcatcacataaaaccaggcatggtgggtggtatatgcctgtaattccagcaggaAGATTAGggattcaagatcatcctcagctacatactgagtttgaggtcagcctgggaaacAAGtgatcctctctctttctcaaaaataaaaaaaagttaaaataatagtagtaataataaacGTAATAATAAAGCCGCCAGGGAACTCACTGTCATATATGGCAAACTTTAATTCCTCAAGTCCCTTTTCTGACTGtgctcttttttgtgtgtgattcttGCCCTGAGTAAGAATCTTACCATCTAGCTCCGACTCTTCTGAAATTctcttatgtagaccaggctggctggaaccgagatccacttgcctctgcctcccaggtgctgggaataaGGACATGGCCACCATACCCAACCCCAATATTCTTTTACCTTCCacttagagacagggtctcataagttgctcagactggccttaaatttgCTCTGTAGGGgagtcttgaacttgtgatctcctagccccagcctcctgagtagctgggatcacaggacaCAAATATGTTATAACACCAAGGAaccggagctggagagatggctcagtggttaagagcactggttgttcttccagaggtcctgagttcgattcccagcaaccatatggtgactcacaaccatctgtaacgagatctggtgccctcttctggcctgcagggatacatggaggcagaacactctacacacaataaataaataaatctttaaaacaaaaacaaaaacaccaagggACCAAAGGGTATCACAATCCTACAAGGAGATACCTTGATTTAGCCAACTTCTTAGGAGCCCAAAGTGCTTCTAAGACACAACATCTTTGTTCAACACaggacagagaaataaaatgcttCCATTTCATCCATGGTAGAGGATAATATAAAAAGGCTAGATACTAGCTATGCATGGTGGCttgcacctttgatcccagcactagggaggcaaagagaggcgaatctctgtgagtttgaggccagcctggtctacaaagtgagttccaggacagccagggctgtaaaacagagaaaccttgtcttgagccacccccaccccccaccaagtCTAGATATCCTGCTTCTTCCAGTGACCTATCTTCTCATTACAATGCTCACCCTTACCTTTTTCAAACACTGAGCCCAGGTGGTAACTcagggctgtaatcccagcacctgagaagctgagtcaggaagagTTCTCTAAATTCAAAGTCAGTATAAGTTATATAGTCCCAGGGCAACCTGGGTCAGAAAGCTagatcctatttcaaaagaaaaaaaaaaaatgtaagactGAATATCAACCTGGTAGTGTGATGTTGGCAAAAATAGGCTGTCCATCCACATTGAGGGACGGCACAAACAGTTCTGTTTGGTTAACCAGAAGTCCGTCATGGGTCCCTGCATCCCTGAAGAGCCAAAGATGACCTGTCAACACAAGCAGAGAATGTTAAGAAGCCACCTTGGTCTGAGTCACCTGTTTATTACTCCAAGTCACATGAAACACCTTGCCTCTTGCTCTGCTTAATGTTCTAACAAAACCATCCTAAAAGAGAAGCATGAGCCgggggtggtggcgcatgcctttaatcccagcactagggagacagaggcaggcagatctctgtgaatttgaggccagtctagtctacagagggagttccaggacagcaagggaaacactgtctcaaaaaaacaaaaaaacaaacaaacaaaaaaaacaaaaacaaaaaaaacaaaacaaaacaaaaaaaaacaagccaaaaggCCACAGAAGGACTTGTGGGCAAGAACAGGCAAACTAATGTACAGTGTGAAAAGTGGACAAGAGCCTGACTCTGGGAGGGAAGGGGCTGAGTgagaaggagcaggaaggatCCTCATGGTGAGGAAAAGTTCTCATCTCTAAGTTTACCCAGATGTTGCTGCAACTGCCAAAACCTCTCAAAGTCCATGGATCTCTGCGCCTTAAAGTGTAGATAATACCTAAAGAGGGCACAGCATtaacaaaggaaagaaggcaTATCTCAAAGATAAGTCTGTCTCAGAGAATACAGCAATCTTTCATGGGACACAAACTTCCTTGAAGACttggtgggtgttttgttttgttggggacTGAAT
This is a stretch of genomic DNA from Cricetulus griseus strain 17A/GY chromosome 8, alternate assembly CriGri-PICRH-1.0, whole genome shotgun sequence. It encodes these proteins:
- the Vhl gene encoding von Hippel-Lindau disease tumor suppressor isoform X2; this encodes MEAERPRPVLRSVNSREPSQVIFCNRSPRVVLPLWLNFDGEPQPYPTLPPGTGRRIHSYRGHLWLFRDAGTHDGLLVNQTELFVPSLNVDGQPIFANITLPVYTLKERCLQVVRSLVKPENYRRLDIVRSLYEDLEDHPNVRKDIQRLTQEHFENQPLGEEPEGVH